Proteins encoded by one window of Scatophagus argus isolate fScaArg1 chromosome 8, fScaArg1.pri, whole genome shotgun sequence:
- the ampd1 gene encoding AMP deaminase 1 isoform X1 has translation MPKVLVPEAGSQQKTDDKMRAFAERVFASETKDENIRDEISMFDVAEDCPILHNEMAHHLHTEDDAEKRKRHQRSRTIAVPVATAQATVAPGVSVEVDTPTYLEVPDFQRVAIIGDYASGVTMDDFELSCKGLYRALIIREKYMRLAYQRFPRTASQYLRGIEGETFKPEDQVQPVFTSPPKNGDDPFDTKDLPKNLGYVARMKDGLIYVYNDAAAADKHQPKDMPCPDYNTFIDDMNFLIALIAQGPTKTYTHRRLKFLLSKFNVHEMLNEMEEMKELKMNPHRDFYNCRKVDTHIHAAACMNQKHLLRFIKKSYRVDADRVVHNLKGREVTMKELFESLNLHPYDLTVDSLDVHAGRQTFQRFDKFNAKYNPVGASELRDLYLKTENHINGEYFATIIKEVASDLEDAKYQYAEPRLSIYGCNPIEWNKLSSWFVKHRVFSPNLKWMIQVPRIYDIFRGRNFVPHFGKMLENIFLPVFQATIDPQSNPELSLFLKHVTGFDSVDDESKHSGHMFSTKSPKPEEWDIVKNPSYTYYIYYMYANIAVLNQLRRQRGMNTFTFRPHCGEAGAITHLLAAFMTADNISHGLNLKKSPVLQYLYFLAQIPIAMSPLSNNSLFLEYAKNPLLEFHKKGLVVSLSTDDPMQFHYTKEPLMEEYAIAAQVFKLSTCDMCEISRNSVLQSALSHEEKSHYLGQNYLKEGPEGNDIRKTNVAQIRMAYRFETLSYELNLIKEGLKTE, from the exons GTCAACAGA AGACCGATGACAAGATGCGAGCCTTTGCGGAGAGGGTCTTTGCGTCTGAGACCAAAGACGAGAACATCCGCGATGAGATCTCCATGTTTGATGTGGCTGAGGACTGTCCCATCCTCCACAATGAGATGGCCCACCATCTGCACACTGAGGATGATGCTGAGAAACG CAAGAGACATCAGCGGAGTCGCACCATAGCTGTACCCGTGGCCACTGCCCAGGCAACTGTTGCCCCTGGAGTGTCAGTGGAGGTGGACACACCCACTTACCTGGAAGTGCCTGACTTCCAGAGAGTGGCCATCATTGGAGACTACGCTTCTGGG GTGACCATGGATGACTTTGAGCTGTCTTGTAAGGGTCTGTACCGTGCCTTGATCATCAGGGAGAAGTACATGAGGCTGGCCTACCAGCGCTTCCCGCGGACAGCCTCCCAGTACCTGCGTGGAATTGAGGGAGAGACCTTCAAGCCTGAAGATCAGGTGCAGCCAG TTTTCACATCTCCTCCAAAGAATGGAGATGATCCCTTTGATACCAAGGACCTACCAAAGAATCTGGGATACGTCGCACGTATGAAGGATGGCCTCATCTACGTGTACAATGACGCCGCAGCAGCTGACAAACATCAACCCAAAGACATGCCCTGCCCCGACTACAACACCTTCATTGATGACATGAACTTCCTCATTGCTCTCATTGCACAGGGCCCAAC TAAAACCTACACTCACCGCCGTCTGAAGTTCCTCTTGTCCAAGTTCAATGTACATGAGATGCTGAatgagatggaggagatgaaggaacTGAAGATGAACCCCCACAGGGACTTTTACAACTGCAGGAAG GTGGACACCCACATCCACGCTGCCGCCTGCATGAACCAGAAGCACCTGCTGCGTTTCATCAAGAAGTCTTACCGCGTGGACGCTGACCGTGTTGTGCACAATCTTAAAGGGAGAGAGGTCACTATGAAGGAGCTGTTTGAGTCCCTTAACCTGCACCCTTATGACCTCACTGTGGACTCCCTGGATGTGCACGCT GGCAGACAAACCTTCCAGCGTTTCGATAAGTTCAACGCTAAGTACAACCCTGTGGGAGCCAGCGAACTGCGAGATCTGTACCTCAAGACGGAGAACCATATCAATGGAGAGTACTTTGCCACCATCATCAAG GAAGTAGCCAGTGACCTGGAGGATGCCAAGTACCAGTATGCTGagcctcgtctgtccatctatGGTTGCAACCCCATTGAATGGAACAAGCTCTCCAGCTGGTTTGTCAAGCACAGAGTCTTCTCTCCAAACCTCAAATGGATGATTCAAGTACCCAGGATCTa TGACATCTTCAGAGGCAGGAACTTTGTGCCCCATTTTGGCAAGATGCTGGAGAatattttccttcctgttttccagGCCACCATCGACCCACAGTCTAACCCAGAACTCAGCCTCTTTCTCAAGCAT GTGACAGGTTTTGACAGTGTGGATGATGAGTCCAAGCACAGCGGTCACATGTTCTCCACTAAGAGCCCCAAACCAGAGGAGTGGGACATTGTCAAGAACCCCTCCTACACCTACTACATCTACTACATGTATGCCAACATTGCTGTGCTCAACCAGCTCCGCAG aCAGAGGGGAATGAACACATTCACGTTCAGGCCTCACTGTGGCGAGGCCGGGGCCATCACCCATCTACTGGCTGCCTTTATGACCGCTGATAACATCTCTCACGGACTCAACCTCAAGAAG AGTCCTGTGCTGCAGTACCTGTACTTCCTGGCCCAGATTCCCATTGCCATGTCCCCTCTCAGCAACAACAGCCTGTTCCTGGAATACGCTAAGAACCCCCTTCTTGAGTTCCATAAGAAAGGCCTGGTGGTTTCTCTGTCCACTGACGACCCCATGCAGTTCCACTACACCAAG GAACCACTGATGGAAGAGTACGCCATTGCAGCCCAGGTCTTCAAGCTCAGTACCTGCGACATGTGTGAGATTTCCAGGAACAGTGTGCTGCAGAGCGCCCTGTCTCATGAG GAGAAGAGCCATTACCTGGGCCAAAACTACCTCAAGGAAGGTCCGGAAGGCAACGACATCCGTAAGACCAATGTGGCCCAGATCCGTATGGCGTATCGCTTTGAGACCCTGTCCTATGAGCTCAACCTCATCAAGGAGGGCTTGAAGACTGAGTAA
- the ampd1 gene encoding AMP deaminase 1 isoform X2, with the protein MPKVLVPGQQKTDDKMRAFAERVFASETKDENIRDEISMFDVAEDCPILHNEMAHHLHTEDDAEKRKRHQRSRTIAVPVATAQATVAPGVSVEVDTPTYLEVPDFQRVAIIGDYASGVTMDDFELSCKGLYRALIIREKYMRLAYQRFPRTASQYLRGIEGETFKPEDQVQPVFTSPPKNGDDPFDTKDLPKNLGYVARMKDGLIYVYNDAAAADKHQPKDMPCPDYNTFIDDMNFLIALIAQGPTKTYTHRRLKFLLSKFNVHEMLNEMEEMKELKMNPHRDFYNCRKVDTHIHAAACMNQKHLLRFIKKSYRVDADRVVHNLKGREVTMKELFESLNLHPYDLTVDSLDVHAGRQTFQRFDKFNAKYNPVGASELRDLYLKTENHINGEYFATIIKEVASDLEDAKYQYAEPRLSIYGCNPIEWNKLSSWFVKHRVFSPNLKWMIQVPRIYDIFRGRNFVPHFGKMLENIFLPVFQATIDPQSNPELSLFLKHVTGFDSVDDESKHSGHMFSTKSPKPEEWDIVKNPSYTYYIYYMYANIAVLNQLRRQRGMNTFTFRPHCGEAGAITHLLAAFMTADNISHGLNLKKSPVLQYLYFLAQIPIAMSPLSNNSLFLEYAKNPLLEFHKKGLVVSLSTDDPMQFHYTKEPLMEEYAIAAQVFKLSTCDMCEISRNSVLQSALSHEEKSHYLGQNYLKEGPEGNDIRKTNVAQIRMAYRFETLSYELNLIKEGLKTE; encoded by the exons GTCAACAGA AGACCGATGACAAGATGCGAGCCTTTGCGGAGAGGGTCTTTGCGTCTGAGACCAAAGACGAGAACATCCGCGATGAGATCTCCATGTTTGATGTGGCTGAGGACTGTCCCATCCTCCACAATGAGATGGCCCACCATCTGCACACTGAGGATGATGCTGAGAAACG CAAGAGACATCAGCGGAGTCGCACCATAGCTGTACCCGTGGCCACTGCCCAGGCAACTGTTGCCCCTGGAGTGTCAGTGGAGGTGGACACACCCACTTACCTGGAAGTGCCTGACTTCCAGAGAGTGGCCATCATTGGAGACTACGCTTCTGGG GTGACCATGGATGACTTTGAGCTGTCTTGTAAGGGTCTGTACCGTGCCTTGATCATCAGGGAGAAGTACATGAGGCTGGCCTACCAGCGCTTCCCGCGGACAGCCTCCCAGTACCTGCGTGGAATTGAGGGAGAGACCTTCAAGCCTGAAGATCAGGTGCAGCCAG TTTTCACATCTCCTCCAAAGAATGGAGATGATCCCTTTGATACCAAGGACCTACCAAAGAATCTGGGATACGTCGCACGTATGAAGGATGGCCTCATCTACGTGTACAATGACGCCGCAGCAGCTGACAAACATCAACCCAAAGACATGCCCTGCCCCGACTACAACACCTTCATTGATGACATGAACTTCCTCATTGCTCTCATTGCACAGGGCCCAAC TAAAACCTACACTCACCGCCGTCTGAAGTTCCTCTTGTCCAAGTTCAATGTACATGAGATGCTGAatgagatggaggagatgaaggaacTGAAGATGAACCCCCACAGGGACTTTTACAACTGCAGGAAG GTGGACACCCACATCCACGCTGCCGCCTGCATGAACCAGAAGCACCTGCTGCGTTTCATCAAGAAGTCTTACCGCGTGGACGCTGACCGTGTTGTGCACAATCTTAAAGGGAGAGAGGTCACTATGAAGGAGCTGTTTGAGTCCCTTAACCTGCACCCTTATGACCTCACTGTGGACTCCCTGGATGTGCACGCT GGCAGACAAACCTTCCAGCGTTTCGATAAGTTCAACGCTAAGTACAACCCTGTGGGAGCCAGCGAACTGCGAGATCTGTACCTCAAGACGGAGAACCATATCAATGGAGAGTACTTTGCCACCATCATCAAG GAAGTAGCCAGTGACCTGGAGGATGCCAAGTACCAGTATGCTGagcctcgtctgtccatctatGGTTGCAACCCCATTGAATGGAACAAGCTCTCCAGCTGGTTTGTCAAGCACAGAGTCTTCTCTCCAAACCTCAAATGGATGATTCAAGTACCCAGGATCTa TGACATCTTCAGAGGCAGGAACTTTGTGCCCCATTTTGGCAAGATGCTGGAGAatattttccttcctgttttccagGCCACCATCGACCCACAGTCTAACCCAGAACTCAGCCTCTTTCTCAAGCAT GTGACAGGTTTTGACAGTGTGGATGATGAGTCCAAGCACAGCGGTCACATGTTCTCCACTAAGAGCCCCAAACCAGAGGAGTGGGACATTGTCAAGAACCCCTCCTACACCTACTACATCTACTACATGTATGCCAACATTGCTGTGCTCAACCAGCTCCGCAG aCAGAGGGGAATGAACACATTCACGTTCAGGCCTCACTGTGGCGAGGCCGGGGCCATCACCCATCTACTGGCTGCCTTTATGACCGCTGATAACATCTCTCACGGACTCAACCTCAAGAAG AGTCCTGTGCTGCAGTACCTGTACTTCCTGGCCCAGATTCCCATTGCCATGTCCCCTCTCAGCAACAACAGCCTGTTCCTGGAATACGCTAAGAACCCCCTTCTTGAGTTCCATAAGAAAGGCCTGGTGGTTTCTCTGTCCACTGACGACCCCATGCAGTTCCACTACACCAAG GAACCACTGATGGAAGAGTACGCCATTGCAGCCCAGGTCTTCAAGCTCAGTACCTGCGACATGTGTGAGATTTCCAGGAACAGTGTGCTGCAGAGCGCCCTGTCTCATGAG GAGAAGAGCCATTACCTGGGCCAAAACTACCTCAAGGAAGGTCCGGAAGGCAACGACATCCGTAAGACCAATGTGGCCCAGATCCGTATGGCGTATCGCTTTGAGACCCTGTCCTATGAGCTCAACCTCATCAAGGAGGGCTTGAAGACTGAGTAA
- the ampd1 gene encoding AMP deaminase 1 isoform X3, producing the protein MPKVLVPETDDKMRAFAERVFASETKDENIRDEISMFDVAEDCPILHNEMAHHLHTEDDAEKRKRHQRSRTIAVPVATAQATVAPGVSVEVDTPTYLEVPDFQRVAIIGDYASGVTMDDFELSCKGLYRALIIREKYMRLAYQRFPRTASQYLRGIEGETFKPEDQVQPVFTSPPKNGDDPFDTKDLPKNLGYVARMKDGLIYVYNDAAAADKHQPKDMPCPDYNTFIDDMNFLIALIAQGPTKTYTHRRLKFLLSKFNVHEMLNEMEEMKELKMNPHRDFYNCRKVDTHIHAAACMNQKHLLRFIKKSYRVDADRVVHNLKGREVTMKELFESLNLHPYDLTVDSLDVHAGRQTFQRFDKFNAKYNPVGASELRDLYLKTENHINGEYFATIIKEVASDLEDAKYQYAEPRLSIYGCNPIEWNKLSSWFVKHRVFSPNLKWMIQVPRIYDIFRGRNFVPHFGKMLENIFLPVFQATIDPQSNPELSLFLKHVTGFDSVDDESKHSGHMFSTKSPKPEEWDIVKNPSYTYYIYYMYANIAVLNQLRRQRGMNTFTFRPHCGEAGAITHLLAAFMTADNISHGLNLKKSPVLQYLYFLAQIPIAMSPLSNNSLFLEYAKNPLLEFHKKGLVVSLSTDDPMQFHYTKEPLMEEYAIAAQVFKLSTCDMCEISRNSVLQSALSHEEKSHYLGQNYLKEGPEGNDIRKTNVAQIRMAYRFETLSYELNLIKEGLKTE; encoded by the exons AGACCGATGACAAGATGCGAGCCTTTGCGGAGAGGGTCTTTGCGTCTGAGACCAAAGACGAGAACATCCGCGATGAGATCTCCATGTTTGATGTGGCTGAGGACTGTCCCATCCTCCACAATGAGATGGCCCACCATCTGCACACTGAGGATGATGCTGAGAAACG CAAGAGACATCAGCGGAGTCGCACCATAGCTGTACCCGTGGCCACTGCCCAGGCAACTGTTGCCCCTGGAGTGTCAGTGGAGGTGGACACACCCACTTACCTGGAAGTGCCTGACTTCCAGAGAGTGGCCATCATTGGAGACTACGCTTCTGGG GTGACCATGGATGACTTTGAGCTGTCTTGTAAGGGTCTGTACCGTGCCTTGATCATCAGGGAGAAGTACATGAGGCTGGCCTACCAGCGCTTCCCGCGGACAGCCTCCCAGTACCTGCGTGGAATTGAGGGAGAGACCTTCAAGCCTGAAGATCAGGTGCAGCCAG TTTTCACATCTCCTCCAAAGAATGGAGATGATCCCTTTGATACCAAGGACCTACCAAAGAATCTGGGATACGTCGCACGTATGAAGGATGGCCTCATCTACGTGTACAATGACGCCGCAGCAGCTGACAAACATCAACCCAAAGACATGCCCTGCCCCGACTACAACACCTTCATTGATGACATGAACTTCCTCATTGCTCTCATTGCACAGGGCCCAAC TAAAACCTACACTCACCGCCGTCTGAAGTTCCTCTTGTCCAAGTTCAATGTACATGAGATGCTGAatgagatggaggagatgaaggaacTGAAGATGAACCCCCACAGGGACTTTTACAACTGCAGGAAG GTGGACACCCACATCCACGCTGCCGCCTGCATGAACCAGAAGCACCTGCTGCGTTTCATCAAGAAGTCTTACCGCGTGGACGCTGACCGTGTTGTGCACAATCTTAAAGGGAGAGAGGTCACTATGAAGGAGCTGTTTGAGTCCCTTAACCTGCACCCTTATGACCTCACTGTGGACTCCCTGGATGTGCACGCT GGCAGACAAACCTTCCAGCGTTTCGATAAGTTCAACGCTAAGTACAACCCTGTGGGAGCCAGCGAACTGCGAGATCTGTACCTCAAGACGGAGAACCATATCAATGGAGAGTACTTTGCCACCATCATCAAG GAAGTAGCCAGTGACCTGGAGGATGCCAAGTACCAGTATGCTGagcctcgtctgtccatctatGGTTGCAACCCCATTGAATGGAACAAGCTCTCCAGCTGGTTTGTCAAGCACAGAGTCTTCTCTCCAAACCTCAAATGGATGATTCAAGTACCCAGGATCTa TGACATCTTCAGAGGCAGGAACTTTGTGCCCCATTTTGGCAAGATGCTGGAGAatattttccttcctgttttccagGCCACCATCGACCCACAGTCTAACCCAGAACTCAGCCTCTTTCTCAAGCAT GTGACAGGTTTTGACAGTGTGGATGATGAGTCCAAGCACAGCGGTCACATGTTCTCCACTAAGAGCCCCAAACCAGAGGAGTGGGACATTGTCAAGAACCCCTCCTACACCTACTACATCTACTACATGTATGCCAACATTGCTGTGCTCAACCAGCTCCGCAG aCAGAGGGGAATGAACACATTCACGTTCAGGCCTCACTGTGGCGAGGCCGGGGCCATCACCCATCTACTGGCTGCCTTTATGACCGCTGATAACATCTCTCACGGACTCAACCTCAAGAAG AGTCCTGTGCTGCAGTACCTGTACTTCCTGGCCCAGATTCCCATTGCCATGTCCCCTCTCAGCAACAACAGCCTGTTCCTGGAATACGCTAAGAACCCCCTTCTTGAGTTCCATAAGAAAGGCCTGGTGGTTTCTCTGTCCACTGACGACCCCATGCAGTTCCACTACACCAAG GAACCACTGATGGAAGAGTACGCCATTGCAGCCCAGGTCTTCAAGCTCAGTACCTGCGACATGTGTGAGATTTCCAGGAACAGTGTGCTGCAGAGCGCCCTGTCTCATGAG GAGAAGAGCCATTACCTGGGCCAAAACTACCTCAAGGAAGGTCCGGAAGGCAACGACATCCGTAAGACCAATGTGGCCCAGATCCGTATGGCGTATCGCTTTGAGACCCTGTCCTATGAGCTCAACCTCATCAAGGAGGGCTTGAAGACTGAGTAA